In Aciduliprofundum sp. MAR08-339, a single window of DNA contains:
- a CDS encoding 50S ribosomal protein L10, translating into MAHVAPWKYKFVDQLVQLMDKYPVVGIVNINNIPAAQMQKMRRDLKDKAVFIVGKNRLIKLALEKSGKKNIKELANYIEGQTGIIFTDMNAFKLAKLLEKTETKAPAKGGEIAPEDIIVHEGETPFKPGPMISEFQKVGLPAAVQKGKIVIRKDTVLVKKGEVISRDVAQVLTKLEIFPMTVGLDLKAAYEDEMVFSKEVLHVDTTKVYGDIVNAIQYATNLSVNAAYPTKLTMPMIIGKAARDALNLAINGGIVNKFTAEHILRKAYMEMLSLASVLGDGLDDELKNLISNRPSPPPDKEEKEKKKEEEKKEEEEENKEEEAIAGLGALFG; encoded by the coding sequence ATGGCTCACGTTGCACCTTGGAAATATAAGTTCGTGGACCAGTTGGTTCAACTGATGGACAAGTACCCTGTCGTGGGGATAGTCAACATAAACAACATCCCAGCTGCACAGATGCAGAAAATGAGAAGAGATCTGAAGGACAAGGCCGTTTTTATAGTGGGCAAGAACAGGCTCATAAAACTTGCCCTGGAGAAATCTGGAAAGAAGAACATAAAAGAACTGGCCAATTACATAGAGGGGCAAACCGGTATAATATTCACGGATATGAACGCTTTCAAACTGGCAAAATTGCTTGAAAAGACCGAGACAAAGGCTCCCGCCAAGGGCGGAGAGATTGCACCCGAAGATATCATCGTTCACGAGGGTGAAACTCCATTCAAGCCAGGTCCGATGATAAGCGAGTTCCAGAAGGTTGGATTACCCGCAGCGGTTCAGAAGGGAAAGATAGTTATACGCAAGGACACAGTACTGGTGAAGAAGGGAGAAGTTATAAGCAGGGACGTGGCTCAGGTACTTACAAAATTGGAAATCTTCCCCATGACTGTGGGCCTGGACTTGAAGGCTGCATACGAGGATGAAATGGTATTCTCCAAGGAAGTGCTTCACGTTGACACAACGAAGGTCTACGGAGATATTGTCAACGCCATACAGTACGCCACAAATCTGTCTGTAAACGCAGCGTATCCAACAAAACTAACAATGCCAATGATCATAGGAAAGGCTGCAAGAGATGCTTTGAATCTGGCGATAAATGGAGGTATAGTGAACAAATTCACGGCAGAGCACATACTGAGAAAAGCGTATATGGAAATGCTTTCACTTGCATCTGTGCTTGGCGATGGTCTGGATGATGAATTGAAAAACTTAATATCCAATAGGCCTTCTCCCCCTCCAGATAAGGAGGAAAAAGAGAAGAAGAAAGAGGAAGAAAAGAAGGAAGAGGAAGAAGAAAATAAAGAGGAAGAGGCAATAGCGGGCCTTGGAGCCCTGTTCGGATAA
- the rpl12p gene encoding 50S ribosomal protein P1, protein MEYVYSALILHSLGKEINEEAIANIIKAAGVEPDMARIKALVSALSDIDIDEAIKNAAFVPVAAAPAAAAPSEEKDEKKEEEKKEEEEEEKKEEEAIAGLGALFG, encoded by the coding sequence ATGGAATATGTGTATAGTGCCTTGATCCTGCATTCGCTGGGAAAGGAGATAAATGAAGAAGCAATAGCCAACATAATAAAGGCAGCCGGTGTAGAGCCAGACATGGCAAGGATTAAAGCCCTTGTCTCAGCGCTTAGCGATATAGATATAGACGAGGCGATAAAGAACGCGGCATTTGTACCAGTGGCAGCAGCACCTGCAGCTGCAGCACCCAGTGAGGAAAAAGATGAGAAGAAAGAGGAAGAAAAGAAGGAAGAGGAAGAAGAGGAAAAGAAGGAAGAAGAGGCTATCGCAGGACTCGGCGCACTCTTCGGATAA
- a CDS encoding DUF1947 domain-containing protein, translating to MKRYHLRKKKVREIKNNLAMNVWVDGTYEVVEGDYEIILVNGMPAYFLYENKYFPTVLLLLENTPSENYVTVDMGAVRHVLNGANIFAAGIVDADLGIKEGDAVYIRDEKYKKPIAVGIALINGDSMVREKSGIAVKNIHYYGDKIFKIMD from the coding sequence ATGAAAAGGTATCATCTAAGAAAGAAGAAGGTAAGGGAAATAAAAAATAATCTTGCCATGAACGTATGGGTGGATGGAACATATGAGGTTGTTGAGGGAGATTATGAGATTATCCTGGTGAATGGTATGCCAGCGTATTTTCTGTATGAAAATAAGTATTTTCCAACAGTACTTCTTCTATTGGAAAATACACCTTCTGAGAATTATGTGACAGTGGACATGGGCGCGGTGAGACATGTCCTGAATGGGGCCAATATTTTTGCAGCGGGTATAGTGGACGCGGATCTCGGGATCAAGGAGGGTGATGCAGTTTACATTCGTGATGAAAAATACAAAAAACCCATTGCGGTTGGTATTGCTCTAATCAACGGAGATTCCATGGTCAGAGAAAAAAGCGGAATTGCCGTGAAGAACATTCATTATTACGGTGATAAAATATTCAAAATAATGGATTAG
- a CDS encoding tetratricopeptide repeat protein: protein MKSGEDVEIDRALELMMEGYYREAISHLEIALKKNPDNYEIWFYLGNAYYAVGEYKRARSSYLKVLSLNPSFPEVYLSLANLYVRMGNLKRARRVIRAGLKKFKNENFQYLSAVALVNAEDYNLAEKVLRELMKKGAKDLHFVVLGNIYFGRGEKEKALEFYDRALEENPENVEAWNNKGFLLFTLGLYEEALKCYDRALEIEPSYKEAWYNRGYTHHAMGQLSAAVADYWHALRIDSRDEIAWNNMGNALYNLKHYMESIPYFMKSVSVNPNYEIAWNNIGNALDRMHMHKYSIPFHEKALSINPKFDYAWHAKGHALCELGKYEEALECLENAIDLDPDYGETWYWRGLALYKLERYEEAIESLKIAMERDTTLVKAPELIGDIYDFLGYPTESVKYYEIALNRGNAEDRARIYIKMGRYEEALRYGDESIKARILFKLGRYDEILNMKGRAEVAYYKCLSLESMGKFKDAYEVIKNINGSVFERERKFIKYVLEDEHFEMDPNDVDFQLRIGALLLDTEKYDKAIDIFKGIRSREAYYFMGEAYLALGKMREAKRCFEISAGMGSEMALERLEEVSTNEKVSSKKEEGKGNKK from the coding sequence GTGAAAAGTGGAGAGGATGTAGAAATTGACAGGGCATTGGAGTTGATGATGGAGGGCTATTACAGGGAGGCCATATCTCATCTTGAAATTGCTCTGAAGAAAAATCCAGATAACTATGAAATATGGTTTTATCTGGGTAATGCCTACTATGCCGTCGGGGAGTATAAAAGGGCAAGAAGTTCTTATCTCAAGGTTCTATCTTTGAACCCATCCTTTCCTGAGGTTTATCTCTCTCTGGCCAATCTCTATGTGCGCATGGGTAATTTAAAAAGGGCTAGGAGGGTTATTAGAGCAGGGTTGAAGAAATTCAAAAATGAGAATTTTCAATACCTATCTGCCGTTGCCCTTGTGAACGCCGAGGACTATAACCTTGCCGAAAAGGTTTTGAGAGAGTTGATGAAAAAAGGAGCGAAGGACTTACATTTTGTTGTTCTTGGCAACATTTACTTCGGCAGGGGAGAAAAGGAGAAGGCTCTTGAATTCTACGATAGAGCCCTGGAAGAGAATCCCGAAAATGTTGAGGCCTGGAACAACAAGGGATTTCTCCTGTTTACCCTGGGCCTATACGAAGAGGCTCTAAAATGCTACGATCGTGCATTGGAGATTGAACCCTCTTATAAGGAGGCATGGTACAACAGGGGATACACACACCACGCCATGGGACAGCTCAGTGCTGCGGTGGCGGATTACTGGCACGCTCTGAGGATAGATTCAAGGGATGAGATTGCTTGGAACAACATGGGCAATGCCCTCTACAACCTTAAACATTACATGGAATCTATTCCATATTTTATGAAATCCGTGAGCGTGAATCCAAATTACGAAATTGCTTGGAATAACATAGGCAACGCGCTGGACAGAATGCATATGCATAAGTATTCCATACCATTCCATGAGAAGGCTCTCAGCATAAATCCAAAATTTGATTACGCCTGGCATGCCAAGGGCCATGCCCTCTGTGAACTTGGCAAATATGAGGAGGCCTTGGAGTGCCTTGAAAATGCCATAGATCTGGATCCGGATTACGGAGAGACATGGTACTGGAGGGGACTTGCACTTTACAAACTTGAAAGGTACGAGGAGGCAATAGAATCTCTGAAAATTGCCATGGAGAGGGATACAACCCTTGTGAAAGCCCCGGAACTTATCGGGGACATATACGATTTCCTTGGATACCCTACAGAGTCTGTTAAGTACTACGAAATCGCTTTGAACAGGGGCAATGCTGAGGATAGAGCAAGAATCTACATAAAGATGGGCAGGTATGAAGAGGCGCTACGGTATGGGGATGAAAGCATTAAGGCGAGAATTCTGTTCAAACTTGGCAGGTACGATGAAATTTTGAATATGAAGGGAAGGGCAGAGGTAGCGTATTACAAATGTCTCTCTCTGGAGAGTATGGGCAAATTTAAGGATGCCTATGAGGTTATAAAGAACATAAATGGGTCCGTTTTTGAAAGGGAGAGAAAATTCATAAAATACGTACTGGAAGATGAACATTTTGAAATGGATCCAAATGATGTTGATTTCCAATTGAGAATTGGGGCCTTGCTGTTAGATACGGAAAAATACGATAAAGCCATAGATATCTTCAAGGGAATAAGAAGTCGTGAGGCCTATTACTTTATGGGGGAGGCGTATCTTGCACTTGGGAAGATGAGGGAAGCCAAGAGGTGTTTTGAGATATCGGCGGGTATGGGATCGGAGATGGCCCTTGAAAGGCTTGAGGAGGTGAGCACGAATGAAAAGGTATCATCTAAGAAAGAAGAAGGTAAGGGAAATAAAAAATAA
- a CDS encoding AAA family ATPase: protein MIIRKVHLSNIRSYVDQDIELGEGITLFEGDIGSGKTTLLMSIDFALFGNSTKEFYERLLRKGAPRGYVEVVFEHEGETYTIHRALEKKGDKIVNPESYVLTPEGKIKLTSTQVRNYVLRLMGVDVESTRRKSLPVVKYAIYTPQETMKEILEGGDEDRLEVIRKIFKLDEYKVAVDNAEEVGRTLQMDGRTSKAKLEEISRIREDIEKKMEDIKAIEDEILKLKEEYGEAIKILEEKKREWENVQNLRKKYESLRVRIGSLEANLNALRDTLKSERGELEDIERMKSRLREIENKALEYEEYESKKADLEEKFKRLKDLEVKYTAVMERIRSLKEKVSKIEDLKNEISELSKRESRLREMISEIDELEERYKEIEDERTTVRGRIQSITSKIGELEEELESIKSLGGVCPKCKRPLTEEHKNKLIKETMDKIEDLKRTLSSLARKEALLKKEQRDIRKRMEELRSLQRELAALGERIRNVKMELVEAERAREEIEKMRGSIPQFSREELERVSIELKGVSKNVESLRALWNEYTALKKGIEREEILRKRMSEHEEKITSLEREIQKMQEEIESLGYDENLYRSIGESYRSAGERVSSLKSKISEKERFVVELKEDIKRRERTVEELERDFELLRIRGEFGEWLRRDFVEALKDIENLRLLAINEEFRSLFEEWFYELLGESDYEPWIDEKFRPVIRYQRFDMPLSTLSGGERTSIALAYRLALNTMVKKTLGLRSNLLILDEPTDGFSKDQLYKLKDVFDKMETDQVIIVSHEKELMNLADVVFHVEKVNGISRIRRV from the coding sequence ATGATCATAAGAAAGGTACATCTTTCAAACATAAGAAGTTACGTTGATCAGGACATTGAGCTCGGTGAGGGCATAACTCTATTTGAGGGGGATATAGGTAGTGGTAAGACCACGTTACTCATGTCTATAGATTTCGCACTTTTTGGAAATTCAACCAAGGAATTTTACGAGCGGCTTCTAAGGAAGGGTGCTCCCAGAGGTTACGTGGAAGTTGTGTTTGAGCATGAAGGAGAGACGTATACGATTCACCGTGCCCTTGAGAAAAAGGGAGACAAAATAGTAAACCCCGAATCCTACGTGTTGACCCCCGAAGGCAAAATCAAACTGACCTCCACCCAGGTGCGCAACTACGTTCTACGTCTTATGGGTGTGGATGTGGAGAGCACCCGGAGAAAATCCCTGCCGGTGGTGAAATATGCCATTTACACCCCTCAGGAAACAATGAAGGAGATTCTTGAGGGTGGTGATGAGGACCGCCTGGAAGTTATACGCAAGATATTCAAACTTGACGAATACAAAGTTGCGGTTGATAACGCGGAGGAGGTTGGAAGAACACTTCAGATGGATGGACGCACCTCAAAGGCCAAACTTGAGGAAATATCTCGTATAAGGGAGGATATTGAGAAAAAGATGGAGGATATTAAGGCCATTGAAGATGAAATTTTGAAATTGAAGGAAGAATATGGTGAGGCAATTAAGATACTGGAGGAGAAGAAAAGGGAGTGGGAGAATGTTCAGAATCTACGCAAGAAATACGAGTCTCTGCGTGTTAGAATTGGATCCTTGGAGGCAAATCTGAACGCTCTGAGGGATACTCTGAAAAGCGAGAGAGGTGAACTTGAGGATATTGAAAGAATGAAATCCCGTTTAAGGGAAATTGAGAACAAGGCCCTGGAGTATGAAGAATACGAGAGCAAAAAAGCAGATCTGGAGGAGAAATTCAAGAGACTCAAGGATCTTGAGGTGAAGTACACGGCGGTGATGGAGCGTATCAGATCGTTGAAGGAGAAGGTATCTAAAATTGAAGACCTGAAAAATGAGATCTCAGAACTCTCCAAAAGGGAGAGCCGATTGAGGGAGATGATTTCAGAGATTGATGAACTTGAGGAAAGGTATAAGGAAATAGAGGATGAGCGAACAACAGTTAGGGGCAGGATACAATCAATAACTTCAAAGATTGGAGAACTTGAAGAGGAACTTGAGAGTATAAAATCCCTTGGAGGGGTATGCCCGAAATGCAAAAGACCCCTTACTGAGGAGCACAAGAATAAACTGATAAAAGAGACCATGGATAAAATTGAAGATCTGAAAAGAACTCTATCATCCCTGGCGAGAAAAGAGGCCCTGTTGAAGAAGGAGCAGAGGGATATAAGAAAGAGAATGGAGGAACTTAGGAGTTTGCAGAGAGAACTGGCGGCTCTTGGAGAGAGGATCAGGAACGTTAAAATGGAGCTGGTGGAGGCAGAAAGGGCCAGGGAAGAAATCGAAAAGATGCGCGGTTCCATACCTCAATTTAGCAGGGAGGAGTTGGAAAGAGTTTCTATAGAACTGAAGGGAGTTTCAAAGAATGTTGAATCCCTTCGTGCTCTCTGGAACGAATACACTGCTCTGAAGAAGGGCATTGAGCGCGAGGAAATTCTTAGGAAGAGGATGAGTGAGCATGAGGAAAAGATAACCTCCTTGGAGAGGGAAATTCAGAAGATGCAGGAGGAGATTGAATCTCTGGGTTATGATGAAAATCTGTACAGAAGCATAGGGGAGAGTTACAGATCTGCGGGGGAGAGGGTAAGTTCTCTAAAATCCAAGATCTCGGAAAAGGAGAGGTTTGTTGTGGAGTTGAAAGAAGATATCAAGAGAAGGGAAAGGACTGTTGAGGAGCTGGAAAGGGATTTTGAACTTCTTAGAATTAGGGGAGAATTTGGAGAGTGGCTCAGGCGCGATTTTGTTGAGGCACTCAAGGATATTGAGAACTTGCGGCTTCTTGCCATAAATGAGGAATTTAGATCCCTCTTTGAAGAGTGGTTTTACGAACTTTTAGGGGAGAGCGATTATGAGCCATGGATAGATGAGAAATTTAGACCAGTTATAAGGTACCAGAGGTTTGATATGCCTCTAAGCACTCTAAGTGGTGGAGAGAGGACATCCATAGCCCTTGCATATCGTCTTGCCCTTAACACCATGGTGAAGAAGACTCTGGGTCTGAGATCCAACCTTCTCATACTGGATGAGCCCACCGATGGATTCAGTAAGGACCAGCTTTACAAGTTGAAGGATGTGTTTGATAAAATGGAAACGGATCAGGTGATAATTGTGAGCCATGAGAAGGAACTCATGAACCTTGCAGATGTAGTTTTTCATGTTGAGAAGGTTAACGGGATCTCGCGTATAAGAAGGGTTTAG
- a CDS encoding DNA repair exonuclease, whose amino-acid sequence MKFAHMADAHLGAFSKNPVLRDLNVRAFEKAIMKSIEEQVDFIIIAGDLFHNPIPDMGIVQRAVEIMKKAVESGIRIYTVYGSHDFSAGSTSLMDVLASTGLFRKVVNYEVVNGKLRLNPVRDETGVSIVGMSGLSSAQEIEYFEHIDREYLENLSSPKIFVFHTTISEVKPSYIPDKYALPKSMLPSGFDYYAAGHLHEIIKSDIEGSPLIYPGALFGATYNDLDMLKERGFFIVEDFKPRFVPIEVCKIYKKVINADGLSAGELEEKLKEFANGDFDGQVIILKIRGKLRSGAVGDIDFHSIRERIKERALDLLINTYALSSAERRRLNVVAETAEEIENEVFKRISKYGLQTTRRVFEILRERQPEGMHKNDYYERLVTEIYEVVDHLNQKRGEEEREEEEKRKSGKTIFDYGVGA is encoded by the coding sequence ATGAAGTTTGCTCACATGGCGGATGCCCATCTCGGAGCATTCAGTAAGAATCCTGTGCTTAGAGATTTGAATGTGCGTGCCTTTGAGAAGGCCATAATGAAAAGCATTGAGGAGCAGGTTGATTTTATAATAATTGCCGGAGACCTTTTTCACAACCCGATTCCGGATATGGGCATAGTTCAGCGTGCAGTTGAAATAATGAAAAAGGCTGTTGAGAGTGGAATAAGGATTTACACGGTGTACGGCTCTCATGACTTTTCTGCCGGGAGCACCTCTCTTATGGATGTCCTTGCTTCAACTGGACTGTTCAGGAAGGTGGTGAATTATGAGGTTGTGAATGGGAAACTGAGACTTAATCCTGTGAGGGATGAAACAGGCGTCAGCATTGTGGGCATGTCCGGTCTGAGTTCTGCCCAGGAAATTGAGTACTTTGAGCACATTGATAGGGAATATCTTGAAAACCTTTCAAGTCCTAAAATATTTGTATTTCACACAACAATAAGCGAGGTGAAACCCTCTTACATTCCAGATAAATACGCCCTTCCCAAATCCATGCTACCCTCCGGTTTCGACTACTATGCCGCGGGGCATCTTCACGAAATAATAAAAAGTGATATTGAGGGCAGTCCTCTTATTTATCCAGGAGCCCTTTTCGGAGCCACCTACAACGATCTTGATATGCTCAAAGAGCGTGGTTTTTTCATAGTTGAAGATTTCAAGCCCAGATTTGTACCTATTGAGGTTTGTAAGATATACAAGAAGGTAATCAACGCAGATGGCCTCAGCGCCGGGGAACTGGAAGAAAAACTGAAAGAGTTTGCCAATGGGGATTTTGATGGGCAGGTGATTATTCTGAAGATAAGGGGGAAGCTTAGAAGTGGAGCCGTTGGAGATATAGATTTTCACAGCATAAGGGAACGCATAAAGGAAAGGGCCCTTGATCTTCTTATAAACACCTATGCTCTGAGTAGTGCTGAGAGAAGGAGATTAAATGTTGTGGCTGAAACTGCCGAGGAGATTGAGAATGAGGTATTCAAAAGGATTTCAAAGTACGGGTTGCAAACCACGAGACGGGTATTTGAAATTCTCAGAGAGAGACAGCCTGAGGGTATGCACAAGAATGATTACTATGAGAGGCTGGTCACTGAGATCTACGAGGTCGTGGACCATTTGAATCAGAAGCGTGGTGAGGAGGAGAGGGAGGAAGAGGAGAAGAGAAAATCAGGTAAAACGATTTTTGATTATGGGGTGGGTGCATGA
- the purH gene encoding bifunctional phosphoribosylaminoimidazolecarboxamide formyltransferase/IMP cyclohydrolase yields the protein MRALISVSDKTGLEDFAIKLVSLGYEIISTGGTYEFLREHGIPAIKVEEITGFGEMLGGRVKTLHPAIHAAILAKKKEDLEKYGIKGIDMVVVNLYPFEKYRNAEEEDMIENIDIGGVALLRAGAKNYERVIVVSSPNQYDEVIDLLKEEKFTLERRREYALEAFARTASYDAMIYNALWNKFKDGLPEHFIYAAKKDMVLRYGENPHQMGAFYMDGSVEWKQLHGKKLSFNNIRDMNAAWNMVMQFEKPAVAIIKHANPCGAALGKNIKEAYLKALAGDPISAYGSIVASNRTVDVDAAEEMRKLFIEVLIAPEFEPDALKILERKKNIRIIKMRKWMKDGYDIKRVDGGVLVQEWDTKRLERAECVSNRMPTEEEMRGLLFAWTMVRFVKSNAIVFAKDEMLVGVGAGQMSRVDAVKIAAMKAGERARGAVMASDAFFPFRDAIDVAYEAGVTAIIQPGGSKRDKEVIEAVNEHNMAMLFTGFRVFLH from the coding sequence ATGCGAGCACTCATAAGCGTATCGGATAAAACTGGGCTTGAGGATTTTGCCATAAAACTCGTGTCTTTGGGTTATGAGATTATATCTACAGGAGGCACCTATGAATTCCTGAGGGAGCATGGCATCCCTGCAATCAAAGTGGAAGAAATAACGGGATTTGGAGAGATGCTCGGAGGACGTGTAAAAACATTGCATCCTGCCATCCATGCTGCAATTCTGGCCAAGAAGAAAGAGGATCTTGAAAAATACGGAATCAAGGGAATTGATATGGTGGTGGTGAACCTCTATCCATTTGAAAAATACAGGAATGCGGAAGAGGAGGATATGATTGAGAACATTGATATAGGAGGTGTGGCTCTCCTCCGCGCTGGTGCGAAAAATTATGAGCGTGTTATTGTGGTTTCATCTCCAAATCAATACGACGAGGTGATAGATCTTCTAAAAGAGGAAAAATTCACACTGGAGAGGAGAAGAGAGTATGCGCTGGAGGCTTTTGCAAGAACTGCAAGTTACGATGCTATGATATACAATGCTCTCTGGAACAAATTCAAGGATGGGCTACCGGAGCATTTCATTTACGCTGCAAAAAAGGATATGGTGCTCAGATACGGGGAAAATCCGCATCAGATGGGCGCGTTTTACATGGATGGCTCCGTTGAATGGAAACAGCTGCACGGCAAGAAATTATCCTTCAACAACATAAGGGATATGAACGCTGCGTGGAACATGGTTATGCAGTTTGAAAAACCTGCTGTGGCGATAATAAAACACGCCAATCCCTGCGGTGCTGCTCTTGGAAAGAATATTAAAGAGGCGTATCTAAAGGCACTGGCAGGCGATCCCATATCGGCATATGGAAGCATAGTTGCATCCAACAGAACGGTGGATGTGGATGCGGCAGAGGAGATGAGAAAACTATTCATTGAAGTGCTCATAGCCCCTGAGTTCGAGCCAGATGCCCTGAAAATTTTAGAAAGAAAGAAAAACATAAGAATAATAAAAATGAGAAAATGGATGAAGGATGGGTACGACATAAAGAGGGTTGATGGAGGGGTGCTCGTGCAAGAATGGGATACGAAGAGATTGGAAAGGGCTGAATGCGTGTCCAACCGGATGCCAACGGAGGAGGAGATGAGGGGTCTGCTTTTTGCCTGGACAATGGTTCGCTTTGTTAAGAGCAACGCCATAGTTTTCGCCAAAGATGAAATGCTCGTGGGAGTTGGGGCAGGGCAGATGAGCAGGGTGGATGCCGTGAAGATAGCGGCTATGAAAGCGGGTGAGAGAGCAAGAGGAGCAGTTATGGCCTCAGATGCGTTTTTCCCGTTCAGGGATGCCATTGATGTTGCCTACGAAGCAGGCGTGACGGCCATAATCCAACCGGGAGGTTCAAAGAGAGACAAAGAGGTTATAGAGGCGGTTAATGAGCACAATATGGCAATGCTCTTCACGGGATTCAGGGTGTTCCTTCACTGA
- a CDS encoding aconitase X catalytic domain-containing protein encodes MYLTKYEEKILDGELGEGYAKMMKILVKIGEIYGADGLIPIKSAQISGVSYNTIGEHGLYFLKSLEGVKVRVPATLNPLAFDERYIDLLKVDSHIYKRQMEIIKAYVDMGIKPTATCTPYYYDNVPKLGEHIAWAESSAVIYANSIIGARTNREGAVTALAAAIIGKTPNYGLHLDENRRATHIVDVKFKPEGEDYPLIGLFIGESVNGIPYLRFAGTNDDFKLMGAAMAASGSISMYHIENFTPEFKNALSDEVERIEVEREDLDRMKREVDVELVAIGCPHVSPSELRRIAEFVKGKKKKKNVQLWIFVARSVWNRHEDLVKFIEEFGGKVMVDTCVVVSNAGKIYKKIGTTSGKAAFYLSKEKFGGARVMVADLYTLLRSVVE; translated from the coding sequence ATGTATCTTACAAAATATGAGGAGAAAATCCTAGATGGAGAACTGGGAGAAGGTTACGCAAAGATGATGAAAATTCTCGTTAAAATAGGAGAGATCTACGGTGCAGACGGGCTGATTCCCATAAAATCCGCTCAAATCTCAGGTGTGTCCTACAACACCATAGGTGAACACGGGCTTTACTTTCTTAAGTCCCTAGAGGGGGTGAAGGTGAGAGTCCCAGCAACCCTCAATCCTCTGGCCTTTGATGAAAGATATATTGATCTCCTAAAGGTCGATTCTCACATTTACAAAAGGCAGATGGAGATAATAAAGGCCTATGTTGATATGGGCATAAAGCCCACTGCAACTTGCACCCCCTATTACTATGACAACGTTCCAAAATTAGGAGAGCATATAGCCTGGGCCGAGAGTTCCGCTGTGATATACGCCAACTCCATAATAGGCGCAAGAACAAACAGAGAAGGGGCAGTTACAGCATTGGCGGCAGCAATCATCGGGAAAACCCCAAACTATGGATTGCATTTGGACGAGAACAGAAGGGCAACCCATATTGTTGATGTGAAATTCAAGCCCGAGGGTGAGGACTATCCCCTGATAGGGCTGTTCATCGGAGAGAGCGTAAACGGCATTCCCTACCTCAGATTTGCAGGCACAAACGATGATTTCAAACTTATGGGAGCGGCCATGGCAGCATCTGGAAGCATATCAATGTATCACATTGAAAATTTCACTCCAGAATTCAAAAATGCCCTGAGCGATGAGGTCGAGCGAATAGAGGTGGAAAGAGAGGATCTTGATAGAATGAAAAGGGAAGTGGATGTGGAACTTGTGGCCATCGGATGCCCCCATGTATCCCCTTCAGAACTGCGCAGAATTGCAGAATTTGTAAAGGGCAAAAAAAAGAAGAAGAACGTTCAACTCTGGATATTTGTGGCAAGAAGTGTGTGGAATAGACACGAGGATTTAGTTAAATTTATCGAGGAATTTGGGGGCAAGGTAATGGTTGATACCTGCGTGGTTGTGAGCAACGCTGGAAAGATCTACAAAAAAATAGGTACAACATCAGGCAAGGCCGCATTTTATCTGAGCAAGGAAAAATTCGGAGGTGCAAGGGTTATGGTTGCAGACCTATACACACTGCTCAGGAGCGTGGTAGAATGA
- a CDS encoding aconitase X swivel domain-containing protein — MILRGRTILEGNVEGTVVKFDKPIVILGDVNEKEGTILGKEIKGKIVVFPRGAGSTVGSYTIYGLKYYGNEPLSFILQEAETIVAAGAIMANIPTLDRIDTSKIKDGDRVRVSGNIVEIL, encoded by the coding sequence ATGATTCTCAGAGGACGTACAATTCTGGAGGGGAATGTTGAAGGTACTGTGGTAAAATTTGATAAGCCTATCGTGATTTTAGGAGACGTAAACGAGAAAGAAGGTACGATCTTGGGCAAGGAAATCAAGGGAAAGATAGTTGTGTTTCCCAGAGGTGCGGGAAGCACGGTGGGTTCTTACACCATATACGGATTGAAATACTATGGCAACGAGCCCCTTTCATTCATACTCCAAGAAGCAGAGACAATTGTGGCTGCAGGGGCCATTATGGCGAATATACCCACTTTGGACAGGATAGACACTTCAAAAATAAAAGATGGAGATAGGGTCAGAGTTTCTGGAAACATAGTGGAAATCCTGTGA